The following DNA comes from Kluyveromyces lactis strain NRRL Y-1140 chromosome E complete sequence.
GCAGCATGCGTCGGTCTATGAGACAGAGTTTGAGAAACTCACTTCCACGTAGTTCCATAGGTCcacaacaacagcagcagatGAATTCCACTCAAAATAGTACATATCATAATACTGCAAGAGATCCGAGGCCACTTAGGGACAAGAACTTCCAGAATCTGTTGCAGCAAGAGATTTTCAGTTATCTAACGGATCAGAAATTTGATGTCGAGACTAACCATCCAATCTCTTTGAAGTCATTGAAACAGCCAACGCAGAAAGATTTTATTTATATGTTCAAATGGTTGTACCTTAGGCTGGATCCGGGTTACGTGTTTACGAAATCGTTAGAGCATGAAGTTTATTCGATTTTGAGAACTATTCATTATCCATACTTGGCCACGATAAATAAATCTCAGATATCAGCTGTGGGTGGGTCCAATTGGCCAAAATTCGTTGGAATGCTTCATTGGTTGGTAATAATCAATAAAAAGTTGGATGAATGTCTAGAGCATTTGGATGTATCAATTAACAATCAAGTGACGCAAGATATTACTGTGCTAAACCAGCCTTTGAAAACTGCCGAAGAgcaagagaagaaacagGAAAAATATGAATTAATGGTAGAGAGACTTTTCATTGACTATATTACCGAGTCATATAAAAGTTTTCTTAGATTAGAAGATGACTACGAGCCTTACCTGCATGATCTTGAATTGAGTTTCCAGAGGTTCGTCCATATCATCGAAACGGATATAGCCCAGCTGACATCTACCACCGAACATTTATCTGTTGAATGCGAGTCCATAGTTGCCAAGAACTATGAGCtgaaaaatattaaagAGAAAAACACAGGATTGGAACAGGAGTATAAAAGACTAAGTCATGGCGTTCAGATTACCCAGGCGAAAAGTAAGGAATGGCCggataaattgaaggaaattgaagacGAAATcgataagaagaaaagagatatACGGCAAGTTAGTTTACAGATAGACGAACTGActtctgttttgaaaagaaagaatataagTGGAGAAGAGATTGAACACAAGAATAAGGAAAGTGATAGCATATCCAAGAGTTTAGACACTGTTTCATCTAGATTGGACCAATTCACAGGGTTAGTGAGACAACAAAGGTTGGAAACTGAATCTGTTTACAAAAATCTACAAGACACGTTAAAGCAGTATAAATCCGCTACGGAAGGGCTAGTAATTGCAAGGAAAAATCTCGGCGATCATATTGAtgaatcatcaattgaacTTGTGTTACCATCAGATCTTATGAGCGAAGAAATGATAGGACTTACTGTCGAAGAGCTCATAGGAGATAAGAAATCTTTCACCGATCcaatcaaaaagaatttgaataagaTAGCTGAAGACATAAAAATGCGAATAACAAACATACAAACGGAAAACTCGAAATTACAGATTAAACTGGAGGACTTGAGGAATGAAATTACGACAAAAAACGAAGATCTGGACCAACTAGAGCAACAGTTATCATCCATAAAATCCGAATACGAAGAATACAGACAAGAATCCCAGAGTCAGTTACTTTCTCagaatatcaaaattgaaaagttagagagaaagattcaaaatgCACGCGTCGAATCCCAACAAAAGATATCCAGCATAGAGAGAGAGGCTGAGGAAACGAGAttgaaattggaagaactgAAACTTCTACAGAATAGAGAAAGATTAGAACTTCATAACAAAGTGATACAACTTATCGAATATGTCtcaaatttcaagattaaTACCCAAagttcaattgaagaattacaaaatGCAACACAAAAAGAACTCCAGCGTCTGCAAACTGAAGTGTAATAAAAGCTCGGAGgaaatcatttgaaatAAATTACAATATCAATACTGTTGAAATTCACTGTGCAAAAGCAAtcatttctttgtttattttAGACAGCGGACGAAAACATCTTTTTATAGTGATTATATGTGGTATATTTAAGTATTAGGATTTTATAAAACTGATTCGTGATGCgatttttggaaagatGATTCATTTGCTGTTTAAAGTATGCCAGTTTAATACGGATGATAAATTATAAAACCCAATATTGTTCATTTATTTGCACTTCTATAGTACATTTTACGGATCAATGGATGATGATCTCTTAAGTCTTTATTCTTATTGGAACTGTATTCTAGGTATGCCATATCCTCACCACCAGCCAAACCAGCCAAAGATCCTTCGCTCTTAACAGCCTTAGATTTGTTCCTTGGTCTCTTGTTCCCAccattcttccaaatgtAGCTATCGTTATCCTCACCTGCTTCAATGCCTGCAGCTTCTTCGTTTTTGAGAAGAACTTCTTGCAAAAGTTCTCTACGTTCTCTAGCAGAAGAATATGCTAGATTAGGCAAGTTTTCCATACCATGTAGATGGGTGATAACCTTGAAAGCATAACCTTGATCAACTAAAAATGCCTGTCTCTTTGTGGAGTAGTACATTTCTTGAGTATCTTTAGAAACTAGAGAATAGAAGAAGGCGTTGAACCCTTCATCGTTACGTCTCTTAGCTCTTAAAATTCTACCCAATCTTTGTGCTTCTTGACGTCTAGACCCGTAATGAGACgaaatttggatcaaaCAAGTCGCCTCTGGCAAATCAATCGAAGTATCTCCAACCTTTGATAAGAAAATGGTATTGATTTGGTCattatattgaaaattctGCAAAATATTCATACGCTCTTGTTGTGGCGTGGAACCGTAAATGAAAGGCTTACCTAGCTTCAAAGCATATTCTTGAAGAGCGTAGACGTTATCTGAAAAGACGATAATTTTATCACCTCTCTTTTCATgatattgaatcaaaaattgACACGCCTGGAACTTGGTTGGATTCATAATATATAGTAGCATTCTTTTTCTCGCATTCTCTCTTAGATATTCTTGGTAAAACTCTGCAGTCATTGGACACCAAACTTCCGCACACTGCACATTAGCAATGTGACCTTTCTGTGAAAGTTCCATCCAATTAGCTTCGTAAAGTTTTGGACCaatcaagaaattcaaatcaCTAATCTTGTCATCTTCACGCACCAAAGTTGCAGTTAAACCTAATTTTGCATGTGCGGCAATAGTGGACACAACACGTCTAAACATGGCTGCAGGTACGACATGTACTTCATCCAAAATAATGAAACCCCATTCTCTACCCGTTAAGAAATCCATAACCTTTTGAGAATCGTACGATCTATTTCTAGTGTTAGCAACCATGGAATAAGTCGAGACCACCAGACCAGATTCAGTTTGGAACATTTCTTTGTTATCTGATGTGAAGACGGCAACATTTTCAGGCTGGAGCGTACACCACTGAAGGAATTGTTGTCTCCATTGCATGACTGACACTGACGAAGTACAAAGCACGATCACAGACTTTTTGATAGTACATGCCGCTGTGATACCGACCAAAGTCTTACCAGCACCGCATGGTAACACAATAATACCACTTCTTGCACGACCGTTACCGAACATTTTGCTCAAGGATTTTTCCTGATATGGTCTGATTTGAGTTGATGGTTTCAAATCGATATCTAAATCTGGATTTCTTCGATCGTTCCTGAAATCATATTCTTCCAACACCGGATAGTCAAGTTCTTGACATCTTTTCTTCACAATTTCGACAGATGCATTGTCAATTTCGAAAGCATGAACCGCATCTATatcatcgtcttcttcttcaagttccTTATTGGCCCCCACGACAGCTGAAAAGACAGCTTCCACATCGTTAGGATCCACTCCCTCTGCATCTACCATCTTATTCGCCATGGTTTTCTTAACCGCAGCATCCACTGCAGCATCGGTATCGATTCTTAGATTACCAATGATTTGATCGTTTAACAACATTTGCAAGATATCAGCTTGAGAAGTTTCCACGAAATATCTATTATGCTTAATGACCAATTTCACCTTACCGTATGATACAGTTGCACTCTTAATGAAGTTGATAATCGAAGGTGCAACAGGAACCTTGGACAATCTGTCCAATACTGCTATGATATCTTCAGTTTCCAAACCAACCGAAACCGCAGCATACAAAGAGTAAGCCGTAATTCTGTACTCATGAATATGAGATGGTCTAGAAACGGGTTCTGCGATCGTCACAAGAAAATCCTGTGCTTGTTCTGCCAATGGAGAGAATGATTCTAAGATCACACGTCCATCGTTAGGCGATATCCATAAAGGCCGCGAGGCATGATCCGGCTTCAATTTTAAGTAGCTGAAATCGTTAGTCTTGAACATTCCTGAAACAACGTCAGGCTCAAAATCAGGGGGAATATCGTCCAAATGTGCATGAAGGATATCATCCTTTGCTGCTAGATTATGGTTCATTCCACTACCAGCAgttgcagcagcagcagatctagaagaagaagaacttttcttcgatttcCGACTCAAAAGAGGATTCACTTGAGGAGCAGGAGCGTTCGCCTGCATTAGAGATTCCTTTAACTCagcttcctcttcttcatctaagACATCATCGTCGATATCTGGGGCAATATCCCCGtattcttcatcgtctGTAACCAAAGAGTCATCTGAAAAAACCGTGTCCTGCACTAATTTCTCCTTTCCACCTCTACTTCTTGTGTGATATGAACGCTTCACTACCTCATCTTCCATAATGACACAATTAGTGTACAGATAGACTCCGGGGATAGACCTTAATTCCCTTGTCCGTCCTTGGACTTTGATTCTTAAACATCTAATTAAAGTTAAAGTTCTCTTAAAATCATCTTTCAGATTAATAATGTTGAGGCAAAAATGATTACCCGGACAAACAATATAACCAGAATGAGCCAAAAACCCAATATAAGTTAGAGTTGGATGACCAACTAATAACCATTGCAACCACTAGGTAGTTCCACGATTAACAATACAACAACGAGGTTGCCGAATAGACGAAAAGGCCGGTTTTGCTAGTTGTTTTTACAGTTTTAGTAGTTGTAAGACTGAAACAACCCATACACCACACCTCAGGACATCGTCACATAGTACGGCAAAAGAAAcgtattgaaaaaaaattcgaGATTAATAGCGTTATCCAAACGAGATGAGCTTGCGATGAGGTAGGTTCAGATCTTATCCAAGAGCGATTACGATAGGATCACCAGTGGTTTGGGTGAGGAAATAGTCTAATTTTTACAGATGAGTGTTAAGAAGCAAAGTTCCAAGTCTTCAGTGCCAAAATTGACGAAGAAAGATGACAAAAAGGTAAAATCATCGTCAAGTGGTTCAGAGTCTAGTTCCAATTCCAGCGACAGCTCGAGTTCAGGTTCAGGTTCAGGTTCAGGTTCAGGTTCAGATTCGGATTCGGATTCTGGCTCAGACTCTAGTTCAAGCTCTAGCTCAGATTCAGAATCGAACTCTGATAGTAGCTCCAGTTCCAGTTCCAGTTCCAGTTCCAGTTCCAGTTCAGACTCAGACTCCAGTTCAGACTCAGATTCTAGTTCCAGCTCAGACTCTAGTTCCAGCTCAGACTCTGATTCCGACTCAGACTCTAGCTCCAGTGCCAGCTCAGAATCCGATGATGAGGACGAAAAAGACATCAAAATTAAGataaaagatgaaaaatcTGAGCCAGTAGCAGTGGAAGTAAAGGTGTCGAAATCGTCAAACTCGGACTCGGAATCTAGTTCTGATTCTAGCTCCGATTCAGACTCTAGCTCCGATTCAAGCTCTGACTCAGACTCCGATTCAAACTCTAGCTCTAGCTCTAGTTCAGATTCAGATTCAGACTCTAGCTCTAGCTCCAGCTCGGACTCTAGTTCGGACTCTAGTTCAGACTCAGACTCAGACTCAGACTCAGACTCAGACTCAGACTCAGATTCGTCCTCAGATTCGTCCTCCTCATCTAGCGACTCCGATAGCAGCGATAGCGAAACTGCAGTAGAAACCGAAACCAACAGCAAACGTCCTCTTGAAACTGAATCTGATTCCACTgaaaattccaaagaatcatCACAAGAAccttcaacaaagaaacaaatgatttcAGCTGGCGTTGATGAAGTATTGCCTggacaaagaaaacatttCTCCAGAGTCGAAAGAGAGAAGATTGCATTTGAACACGAAGTCCTGACAGATAATACATACAAAGGTGCCGCAGGTACCTGGGGTGAAATGGCCAACGATAAGTTGAGCCGTGTGAGAGGAAAAGATTTCActaaaaataaaaacaagatgaaaagaGGTTCTTACAGAGGTGGGTCTATCACTATGGCTTCTGGCTCCTATAAGTTTACTGATTGATCAATTCCAAACAATTCTCACCTAATGAAAACCATAAACTACCATCATTCACCATCGTCATCTAACTCTTTGGAATAAGAGACAAAACTGTTTCCAATATATACTTACAATCGAAACTATTGTGTATTAAACTGTATAAACCTTCAAAAACCTTTGTCATTGAACAATAAACCGCTTTGTCAATTCCGGACCAATATGGACGGAACCAAATGCCACACTTGACACGCACCCAATTAAGATGCATAGAAGTTGCTGAAAAAGCTGTGAGGAATCTTGGCTCGAACAAACGGATTAGGAAaaaagtttttgaaaagtCGCGAACGGAAACGATGCACACCATTGGGTACCCACATTTTTGGCCGGTAAGCATTGGTTACCCCTCTCTCGGATAGGCAAGGTTGCAAAGACTATTACTTGTTACTTTTGTAATTGCCATAAATAGAGGCCGGgaaaagaagtttctttgataagttcttcttcttctttacATATTAATTAAAGTTTCACAAGATTACGTATTTGCAGATAAGGCATTATTAGCAAGCAAGAAAGCAAGCAATAAAATCAGGAATAGAAGCATCATGGGTTTGTTAGACAGTGTTAAGAGCTACGCATCGAAACAAAGTGAAAGCGGTGAAGATTTGGTCAAGAAGGCTGAGGGTTACTTGGGTGAAGAAAGATTGGGTCAAATCAAGACTAAGGTCGGAGAagaaaacttcaagaaGTTCGAAGACCAAGCTAGATCTTTCTTGGGTGAATCTTCCGAAAAGAAGGACTCTACTGAAACCTCTGGTTCAGCCGAAACCTCTACCGAGTCTAAAAAGAACTAAGGCAACTAAGGCTGGAAATAAGCTCTTTACATTGAGTATATAATTTCATAAGTAACATTAACAGATATCCTTTCTGCTATAACTTTAAAACCGCATCTTTCACAACTTTGATTTGGGTTTATTTACGACTCGTGTAGCGACTAATTCTTTGTACAATGGTTCGAACTGATCTCTATTGTTGTGTAATTCATCCACTGAGGCTGATTGGAGTTTTTTCGTAATGTGGCCAAGAAGCATCGGTCCGATTACGTTCGGATTTTCAATGTTCATAAGATGGTCGACATTGTCGATTTGGATGCGTTTGTAATGAGGAATGGTGTCCTGTAACAGCTGATAATTTTCCGGCGGACACCATTTAGATTTACCACCCACGTAGCAAATCACGGGGCTTTCAATCCATTTCAAGTTGTCAATTAACCAGTAAGCATAGGGGTGGAGACACATGTACCCGATGAGGTGTTGCTCTTTTGAAGTCTTCGTGTGGAATTTCGATCCTCGTTTTATCAACTCAGCGTCACAGAAAGTATCTAAAATAGTTTTATCAGAGTTTCTCCAAAAGCTGCGCTTCCTCATGAACTCCTCGTACTCGTCCCTTGTGGCAAAGGTGTCTTGAACCATGTTGCTAATAGCATTGAAATAGTTGTTACTCAAAAGCGTGATCTTCTTTGGACTTGGTGGGTTAAGCATCTTAACAACGGGCTCCATGGTTATGATAAGCTGAAACAAGTTTGGAGATAGTATACCGCAACCAAGAG
Coding sequences within:
- the NDC80 gene encoding kinetochore-associated Ndc80 complex subunit NDC80 (similar to uniprot|P40460 Saccharomyces cerevisiae YIL144W TID3 Component of the evolutionarily conserved kinetochore-associated Ndc80 complex (Ndc80p-Nuf2p-Spc24p-Spc25p) conserved coiled-coil protein involved in chromosome segregation spindle checkpoint activity kinetochore assembly and clustering); protein product: MDELRDIRTTGPEDVLNSVDPYRYTSQIPNGKSNNGLNAKMNGNNTLTNMINRSIAKNMGQNASSGSMRRSMRQSLRNSLPRSSIGPQQQQQMNSTQNSTYHNTARDPRPLRDKNFQNLLQQEIFSYLTDQKFDVETNHPISLKSLKQPTQKDFIYMFKWLYLRLDPGYVFTKSLEHEVYSILRTIHYPYLATINKSQISAVGGSNWPKFVGMLHWLVIINKKLDECLEHLDVSINNQVTQDITVLNQPLKTAEEQEKKQEKYELMVERLFIDYITESYKSFLRLEDDYEPYLHDLELSFQRFVHIIETDIAQLTSTTEHLSVECESIVAKNYELKNIKEKNTGLEQEYKRLSHGVQITQAKSKEWPDKLKEIEDEIDKKKRDIRQVSLQIDELTSVLKRKNISGEEIEHKNKESDSISKSLDTVSSRLDQFTGLVRQQRLETESVYKNLQDTLKQYKSATEGLVIARKNLGDHIDESSIELVLPSDLMSEEMIGLTVEELIGDKKSFTDPIKKNLNKIAEDIKMRITNIQTENSKLQIKLEDLRNEITTKNEDLDQLEQQLSSIKSEYEEYRQESQSQLLSQNIKIEKLERKIQNARVESQQKISSIEREAEETRLKLEELKLLQNRERLELHNKVIQLIEYVSNFKINTQSSIEELQNATQKELQRLQTEV
- the SSL2 gene encoding TFIIH/NER complex ATPase/helicase subunit SSL2 (highly similar to uniprot|Q00578 Saccharomyces cerevisiae YIL143C SSL2) gives rise to the protein MEDEVVKRSYHTRSRGGKEKLVQDTVFSDDSLVTDDEEYGDIAPDIDDDVLDEEEEAELKESLMQANAPAPQVNPLLSRKSKKSSSSSRSAAAATAGSGMNHNLAAKDDILHAHLDDIPPDFEPDVVSGMFKTNDFSYLKLKPDHASRPLWISPNDGRVILESFSPLAEQAQDFLVTIAEPVSRPSHIHEYRITAYSLYAAVSVGLETEDIIAVLDRLSKVPVAPSIINFIKSATVSYGKVKLVIKHNRYFVETSQADILQMLLNDQIIGNLRIDTDAAVDAAVKKTMANKMVDAEGVDPNDVEAVFSAVVGANKELEEEDDDIDAVHAFEIDNASVEIVKKRCQELDYPVLEEYDFRNDRRNPDLDIDLKPSTQIRPYQEKSLSKMFGNGRARSGIIVLPCGAGKTLVGITAACTIKKSVIVLCTSSVSVMQWRQQFLQWCTLQPENVAVFTSDNKEMFQTESGLVVSTYSMVANTRNRSYDSQKVMDFLTGREWGFIILDEVHVVPAAMFRRVVSTIAAHAKLGLTATLVREDDKISDLNFLIGPKLYEANWMELSQKGHIANVQCAEVWCPMTAEFYQEYLRENARKRMLLYIMNPTKFQACQFLIQYHEKRGDKIIVFSDNVYALQEYALKLGKPFIYGSTPQQERMNILQNFQYNDQINTIFLSKVGDTSIDLPEATCLIQISSHYGSRRQEAQRLGRILRAKRRNDEGFNAFFYSLVSKDTQEMYYSTKRQAFLVDQGYAFKVITHLHGMENLPNLAYSSARERRELLQEVLLKNEEAAGIEAGEDNDSYIWKNGGNKRPRNKSKAVKSEGSLAGLAGGEDMAYLEYSSNKNKDLRDHHPLIRKMYYRSANK
- the SRP40 gene encoding Srp40p (some similarities with uniprot|P32583 Saccharomyces cerevisiae YKR092C SRP40 Suppressor of mutant AC40 subunit of RNA polymerase I and III nucleolar protein that is immunologically and structurally related to rat Nopp140 a nonribosomal protein of the nucleolus and coiled bodies) translates to MSVKKQSSKSSVPKLTKKDDKKVKSSSSGSESSSNSSDSSSSGSGSGSGSGSDSDSDSGSDSSSSSSSDSESNSDSSSSSSSSSSSSSSSDSDSSSDSDSSSSSDSSSSSDSDSDSDSSSSASSESDDEDEKDIKIKIKDEKSEPVAVEVKVSKSSNSDSESSSDSSSDSDSSSDSSSDSDSDSNSSSSSSSDSDSDSSSSSSSDSSSDSSSDSDSDSDSDSDSDSDSSSDSSSSSSDSDSSDSETAVETETNSKRPLETESDSTENSKESSQEPSTKKQMISAGVDEVLPGQRKHFSRVEREKIAFEHEVLTDNTYKGAAGTWGEMANDKLSRVRGKDFTKNKNKMKRGSYRGGSITMASGSYKFTD
- a CDS encoding uncharacterized protein (conserved hypothetical protein) is translated as MGLLDSVKSYASKQSESGEDLVKKAEGYLGEERLGQIKTKVGEENFKKFEDQARSFLGESSEKKDSTETSGSAETSTESKKN
- the LPX1 gene encoding triglyceride lipase (similar to uniprot|Q12405 Saccharomyces cerevisiae YOR084W Putative lipase of the peroxisomal matrix transcriptionally activated by Yrm1p along with genes involved in multidrug resistance), translated to MIKSTKRVTAAVPRTDYRSTLSGTDVLEIFYDVYETEDLRAVPEVNIVFLHGTGMTKSIWEWYVKYFHKQIQANPEKYQYKLGKLIAVDQVNHGDSCVANEGKLGSIFHWIDGSKDIIKICDVELNPPKQNSFNVLIGHSMGGHQALGCGILSPNLFQLIITMEPVVKMLNPPSPKKITLLSNNYFNAISNMVQDTFATRDEYEEFMRKRSFWRNSDKTILDTFCDAELIKRGSKFHTKTSKEQHLIGYMCLHPYAYWLIDNLKWIESPVICYVGGKSKWCPPENYQLLQDTIPHYKRIQIDNVDHLMNIENPNVIGPMLLGHITKKLQSASVDELHNNRDQFEPLYKELVATRVVNKPKSKL